A region from the Vibrio navarrensis genome encodes:
- a CDS encoding TIGR01621 family pseudouridine synthase, which yields MFDILFTHPDFLIINKHPNVSVHKDDGETMLLHEVAKRSGDTQLYLIHRLDKMTSGILLLGRHAAAASALSRAFAERKVAKFYLALGAKKPKKKQGLVIGDMERSRRAAWKLLSSKHNPAITQFFSLAGEPGERLFLCKPHTGKTHQIRVALKSVGSAIIGDAIYNAGSEADRGYLHAFCLCFSYQDEAFHFVCDPRHQPALGEKWNSDVVSQGIESWLTPWQLSWPTIK from the coding sequence ATGTTTGACATTCTGTTTACTCACCCTGATTTTCTCATTATCAACAAGCATCCTAATGTCTCCGTACACAAAGATGATGGTGAGACCATGTTATTGCATGAAGTGGCAAAGCGAAGTGGTGATACACAGCTCTATCTTATCCACCGTCTCGATAAAATGACCTCAGGTATTTTATTGCTTGGTCGACACGCCGCTGCGGCCAGTGCGCTTTCACGCGCTTTTGCCGAGCGTAAGGTAGCCAAATTTTATCTAGCGCTTGGAGCTAAAAAACCGAAGAAAAAGCAAGGGCTGGTGATTGGCGATATGGAACGCTCGCGCCGCGCCGCGTGGAAGTTACTCAGCAGCAAGCATAATCCTGCGATTACCCAATTTTTCTCTCTGGCGGGGGAGCCTGGAGAGCGACTGTTTTTATGTAAGCCGCACACGGGGAAAACCCACCAGATCCGCGTCGCGCTCAAATCGGTTGGTTCCGCGATCATCGGCGATGCTATCTACAATGCGGGTAGTGAAGCAGATAGAGGCTATTTACACGCATTTTGCCTCTGCTTTTCCTACCAAGATGAAGCGTTCCACTTTGTCTGCGACCCGCGACACCAGCCTGCGTTAGGTGAAAAATGGAATAGCGATGTGGTTTCACAAGGCATTGAAAGCTGGCTGACGCCTTGGCAGCTGTCGTGGCCGACCATCAAATAA